A window of the Brassica napus cultivar Da-Ae chromosome C5, Da-Ae, whole genome shotgun sequence genome harbors these coding sequences:
- the LOC106412615 gene encoding uncharacterized protein LOC106412615, which yields MGQQVKWPPKMKAPDAFRNPRLWCDVHRDIGHKTEDCVALKIEVNELLQKGHLREFLSEKAKAHPNKEASGKPKEDAPSSPPRQDRVIHVISGGFEVSGVSHAAAKKRTRNAKHGLLLGTDEISFTAKEQEKILAPHHDALVVSLTIANCLVKRILVDNGSSNNIIFLTAYQDLGLEENTLTRKVTPLIGFSGEVKQTTGEVVLPIYAEGINLSTKFLVVDCQSAYNMILGRPWINDMGAVPSTLHQIVKFPTPWGIRAIQ from the coding sequence ATGGGCCAACAGGTCAAGTGGCCCCCAAAGATGAAAGCACCTGACGCATTCCGGAACCCGAGACTCTGGTGCGACGTCCATCGCGATATCGGCCACAAAACTGAAGACTGCGTCGCCCTGAAGATTGAGGTCAACGAACTGCTCCAAAAGGGGCATCTCCGAGAATTCCTTTCAGAGAAAGCCAAGGCTCATCCTAACAAAGAAGCATCAGGGAAACCCAAAGAAGACGCACCAAGTTCACCACCTCGCCAAGACCGGGTGATTCATGTCATCTCAGGAGGCTTTGAAGTAAGTGGCGTGAGTCATGCAGCTGCGAAGAAGAGAACCCGTAATGCTAAACACGGCCTACTTCTAGGTACCGACGAGATAAGCTTCACAGCGAAGGAGCAAGAGAAGATATTAGCTCCCCACCATGACGCTCTAGTTGTCTCTCTCACCATAGCAAACTGTTTGGTGAAAAGAATACTAGTAGACAACGGGTCCTCCAACAATATCATCTTCCTGACGGCGTACCAAGACCTAGGGTTAGAGGAGAATACCCTGACGCGCAAAGTAACCCCACTCATCGGGTTCAGCGGCGAAGTCAAGCAAACCACTGGGGAGGTTGTTTTGCCAATATATGCTGAAGGGATCAACCTATCTACCAAATTCCTGGTCGTGGACTGCCAATCGGCATACAACATGATCTTAGGACGACCCTGGATTAACGACATGGGAGCAGTCCCCTCAACCCTCCATCAAATAGTGAAGTTCCCTACACCCTGGGGCATCAGAGCAATCCAATGA